The genomic DNA CGGTCGCACGGCGTGCCTCGTTCGCGATGCGAAAGAGAGCATCGTCCTTGGTCCAATGCGCAGGACCTCTCCGGACGCGAGCTTCAGCGTCCCACTGCCGTGCAGCGCCTGGATGGTGACCGGCGAGGCGTAGGAGCGCTCTGGAAGCTCGGCTCCTCTGCGCAGCGTGATGGTGGCAACCTTGGTGTACGGCGTCTCGAGCAGGAGCGTTTCCTCGACGGGATCGCCGGCGCCGGGTCGGCTCGGCAGCCGGACCTGCTGGTACCCGCCGCCGGGAACCTGGGCCTCGCTCGTCCCTGCGAGGCCCGAGATCAGAACCAGGAGCGTGCCTGTCTGGACCAATGACCGGAGGGTTTTCATGCGCCGGAGTCTAGTCGATAAACCTCGCGCTGCCTCGACCGGGGCCCGAGTTCGGGTAAGCAAGTCGAGCGGGCTTCGACAACGCGCGCGCTTGCCCTAGAGTTTCCGGGTGACGACGAGCACGAACTTGGTCGAGACCCTGACGGCGGCGAAGGGTGAGAAGTTGGTCGTGTTGCTCAGCGGGCACCCGGATCCGGACTCCATCGGTTCGGCGCTGGCGCATCGACGGATCTGCGAGCACGTCGGCGTCGAGGCGACCCTGGCACACGCCCACCCGGTGTCCCGGCTCGAGAACCGCGCACTCGTGAAGCTGCTCGGGGTCGAGATGCTGCGGGTGAGCTCTCCGCGCGAGCTCGAATCGTTTCGATATGTTTCGCTGGTGGACACCTCCGTCCCGGAGGCCTCCATTCCGCTGCCCGCTGGCCTCGAGATCTTGACCATCGTCGATCACCACCGCGGGGCCGCGGCCGAGGCGCGTTTCAAGGACATCCGCCCCAGCTTGGGTGCGACTGCGACCATCTACGCTCAGTACTTCGAGAACGGAGTCGTCCCATTTGGCGGGACCTCACGCGACGATTCCCTCGTGGCAACCGCGCTGCTCTGCGGAATTCGCGCGGACACGGACGACTTCATCTTCGCGACACCGGAGGACTTCCAGGCCGCGGCGTACCTGAAGTCGCTGGCGGACATGAGTGTGCTCCGGCGCTTGGGGCGCCGCGTGGTGGCCGCCGTCAGCATGGACACCCTGTCGCGCGCGCTTGGGGATCTGGAGATCGTCAGGGACTTTGCCCTCTCCGGCGTCGGGGCCGTGGCGCCGGGCGATCGCGATGCGATCGGCGAGGCGGCTGATTTCATCCTGCGCCGCGAGGACATCGACACGGTGCTGGTCTACGGAATCGTCGGAGATCACGTGGACGGGTCACTGCGTACGTCGAGCCCCAGTGTGGACCCGGCGTCGTTTCTCGAGAACGCCTTCGGCTGTGATCCGAGCGGTCGCCCGTATGGTGGCGGGCGCTCCGACAAAGGAGGGTTCAAGCTGCCTCTGGGACTGCTGGCGGAGGCCGAAGACCGCACAGCGATCTGGCAGCACGTTCGCGACATCGTGCGTGCGCGGGTGGGGCGAGTGGTGCCGGGACTGGGTTGAGGCGGCGTCAGCGTGACGCGGCCAGCGGAAATAGCTGCGTGATTGCGCTCCCGGCGCGAGCGGACCGATCCTCCGAGAGCCCAGGGAGCGGCCGCAGCGACGGCACGAGGTCACGGAGTCTGCGTGTCTGGCTCGTGCTTCGCCCTTTCGGGCGAAACACGAGGGCTCCAGGGGTCAGGCTCCAGGCCTGGAGTGCACGGACGAGCTCGTCGTACGCGGGTTCGAGCCGTTCATGAGCCGGTGGCGCGAGGATTTCGAGCCGACGCGCGAGACCAAGCAGGTATCGGACTTCGGAAGCGGAGCCGCGCGCAGTGACGAGAAACTGCACGTAGTCACGCGTTGTCCGACGCGCGGAGCCCTCCACGATGTTGGTCGGGACGGAGACGGCGGCGCGGCGTAACTGTGCTTGAAGGCCGTAGCGTTCCTCGACCGGGAAGTCCCTGGTCCAACGCTAGACTTCGACGACCAACTCGTCCGCCATCGAGAAGACTTTCAGCTTGTGATGGTCTCGGCTCATCGTGAGATCACGCTCAGCACGAGGTTGTCGTGACACGGCACTTCTTGGGCGCAGCCCCGCACGCAGCTGGGACGCTTCTTGCTGCCGAGTGCTGCCATCGCTTCGAGCCCTGTCCATTCAACCTTTCCGAGAACTTGCAACAACCTCGACGCCCCCCAGATCGTCATCTGCAGCATGCACTGAACCCCACCGGTCGAGCGAACCCACTGAAGTCTGCAGCCTGAAGTCTGTAGCCTCGTGTTTCGCCCGAAAGCGCGAAACACGAGTCAGAGGACCCGGAGCCGCGCCCGCGCCCGTTGTTCGTCACTTGGTTGTTCCGACCCGGAGCGCCTGCCTCTACGGGCTCGGATGCGCTCCACCAGGGCCGCGTCCGGTTCGTGGCCGAGCACTCGGCGAATGACCGGCAGCGGATCTTCGAACACCGGCGACAGCTCGCGCTCGTCGAAGGTCTTGGCCATCGAGAACATGCCGGCGCAGATCGGATCGAAGCGGCAGAAGTCGCAGGCGCTGCCCTTGCCGTGCAAGAACTCGAGCTGACGGATGAAACCCTTCTGATCGAGGAAGCGGATGCAGCGCTCTTCCTCCTTGATGATCTTGCGGCTCTCCGTCGAGGCCCAGGCGAAGCGGCGCATGAAACACAACGGGACTCGCTCCGCGCGGAAGGTGCGACCGCTCGCGTGCAGGTACTCCATGGCCAGCTCGAGCGAGACCAGGAACTCGTGGTGGCGGGCGATGCAGTCGGGGTTCTCTTCGGCGCGGTTGCCGTCCGGGTCCATGTTGTTCCACACGAAGTGACGCAGGAACGGGAAGCGATCCGTGAGCCAGATCACCACCTCGTGCAGGTGATCGGCGTTGTAGGTGTTGATCACCGTGTTGATGTCACAAGTGATGCCCATCTCCGGTACGTGAGCCAGCGTGGTGACCAGGTGGTCCCAGGCGCCCGGGTACTGGGTGATGAAGTCGTGCACCTCGCGGCGGTGGCTGTGGATCGAGACGTGAATGTGGCTCAGCCCGGCGTCCACGGCGCGGCGGAAGAAGTCGTGATTCGACAATCGTTGACCGTTGGTGATCATGCGGCTGTAGAGACCGCGCTCGCGGGCGTGGCTCAGCGCCGGAAACAACAGCGGCGAGGAGGTCGGCTCGCCGCCGGTCAGGATCACGCCGTCGTAGCCGAACTCCTGTAGCTGATCGATCTCCCGCTTCATCTCGTCTTCGGTCAGCTCGACGCCGGTGGGCGGATTGCTGCAGAAACGACACGCCTGCAGGCATCCGCGCGTCAGCTGGAGATAACCGAGGTTCGCCACGCCAATCAGACCTTCGCGAGCGGCAGGTTCCGCTTCGCCCGTTTCTCTTGTTGTGCGAGGGCGATGGCCGCGAGCGGATCCATCGGCGCGGCGGTCGGCTCGGGAAATCCCGGCAGGCTCGGGGCCACGGGCTCGGGTGGTGACGCCTTGCTCAAACGCGGGGGCGCCACCGGGTAGAGCTGTTCGAGGCGCTGGGCCACACGCTCGGCTTCGGCGCCTTCCACGAGGGGCGTGAGCTTGCCGAGCCCCTGGTCCCTCACCCAGTTGATGTGCGCTCCTTCGCAGCGCGCTTCCACCACGCAGTCGGCGCAGCGCACACTCTTGGCCCCGTAGCGCGCACGAATGTGGAAACGCGCGAGCTCTCGGATGTCCAGGCGGCCGCTCTCGGCATCGAACCAGGCTGCCTCCAAGATGGCTCGCTCTTCGCACCAGTTTGCGCCCGGTGCCAGACACGCCGGCAGGCCGCTCACCCGAAGCGGCAGCATGAGCTGCTGGAAGAACGCGCGGGGATCGCGCAGGTCGTGGGCGGTTGCCTCGGACAGGTGTTCGTGACTCGGCTGGTGCAGGCGCAGGCGGTCGGCGTTCGCAGCCAGGAGCTCACGGTGTTCGAGCAACCACCCGGCGGTGTCCTGACCAAGCTCGATGTCGAGCTCGACGTTCGGGTTCGAGCCCGTCGCAAGCCAGGCGTCGAGCTGACTCGCCGTGGTGGCGACGAGCACGACGCGGCGTGAGCCGAAATCCAGTGGCAGTTGCTCGTCGGTCGCCGTGCGCACGTAGACACCGAGCTCGGAGGGCAACTTCGCGAGCTCCGAGAACCGCTCCACTTCGACCCCCACGAGGCTCGTGCCAAAGGGCAGGGCTTCCTTGGCGTAGGCCCGCGTGCCCAGCCAGTAGACATCGAAACCGCCGGCGTTCTGCCGGGCGACCGTTCGATCCATGGTGGTGCAAAACGGCTCGATGAAACACTCCGGGCAGCGCTCCGGGTGGCGACAGTCGAGCGGTTTGCCTTCATCCAGGTAACGGCGCACCTGGAAGCGTCGCCCGTTCACCTCGTCGAGCATCTTGTGGGGATCTTGGATCAGATCCTCGAGCCCCTCCAGGAACGAGACCGGGAAGCGATTCGTCCACACCACGAAGCGTGGATGGCGGTTGAGTCGGAACACCTTCTGCAACACGGGCAGGTGGTCGCGCACGTCGTAAAAGAGCTCGGCGCGATTGTCGAAGGCCGCCGCCTGGGGAATGACGTGCAGCAGATCGAACTCGGTGATGCCGAGCGAGATTGAGAACTCGACGATCTTGTCGAGCACCGCCACGTTTTGTTTGTTGATGACGACGTCGACGTTGACGATTGGACGCCCGTCGCGCAAGGACCGCACGATGGCCTTGACGATGCGCTTGAACGCCCCCGGAGTCCCGGTGAGTCGGTCGTGCAGCTCGGCCGTGTGACCGTGCAAGCTGTAGGTGATCTCGCCCAGGCCGGCCGCGAGGGCGGACTCGAAGAACTCCTTGTCGGCGAAGCGGTAACCGTTGGTCACGGTCTGGACGCGGTCGTAACCGCGCTCTTTGGCGTAACGCACCAGCTCGGCGAAGGCCGGGTGCAGCGAGGCTTCACCGCCCGAGATGATGACCTTGTCCGCGCCCAGCTCGTCCAGACCCCGGTCGAGCTCGCGTTTGATCTCGTCGACGGGCAGGTAGACGTTGCGCGGTGTGTCCGAGTCCAGGCAGAAGACACAGCGGCTGTTGCAGGCCGTGACCGCGCGCACCCAGTGCTTGGGGCGATTGGCGACGCGTTCGCGCCAGAGCATGCGCTCGATGTCGCGTTCGTCGCTCATGGCTCGATCGTGCTCTGCCAACCCACTGCGATCCCGGGGCAATGCGGCGTGTGCTGTCCGCCGCAGACACAGGCCACAAAAGTACCATATCGGTCGGACCCGCTCGGTGGGCGGTCCCGAGTGAGTGTGTCTTCGAACGCGACTCCAGGGTCCGGACACGGCAAAACTGCCGCGTCACGGCTGAAGAGGCAGGTCGGAAGCACACGCGCGAGCGCGCGACGGGCGGGGCCTTCCGCGAGTGCGCTCGCCGCCCGGGCCAGGGTTTCGAGGGAGCCGCCGCGGCTCGACAGGCGAAACGCCGGCTCGCCGGGCAGTGCTCCGGCCTCCCAGGCGCGGGCGAAGTCGGCGACCGCGTCTGCGTCGTGCAGCACGGCGAACGCTCCCAGCTCGGCGCCCGCAAGCTCCGCCAGGCGTGAGCCTGCGGAGAGCGACGCGGCGAATGCGCCGCTCCGTCCGACGTGTGCGTCGTGGCTCTCGGCGTTTGGCCCGTACAGCGCGAGGTCGAGGCGCGAGAGCCCCCGGAGCGCGAACAGGTCGGAGTCTTTCAGCTCGTCCAGCGCGCTGGCTTCCCCGGCCAGCTCGACCCGCTCGAAGGACAGCAGTGTGGTCTCGCGGAGCAGGGACGCTGCCTGCGGATGCGCGAGGCTGCCAGTGGAGGCGATGCGCAGCGCGCGCGCGCCTTCCTGCGCTGCGCGCACCAACCGCGCGCGTGCGCTGCGCGTCGACTCGACGCTGTTGCCTTCGGCATGATCGCCACACACCTCGCAGCGCACCCGAGACGGCGCGGCAAAACACAAGCGCAACACCTCTGGCACCGGGTCGGCCGCGAGCAGCGCCAGCGGGTCGCCGTCGAGGGTCTTGCCGAGCACCTGATGGACCATCGCCAGACGCGTGATCGGCTCTCGGCCATGGCGCGGCGGAGGCGCGTCGACTGGAACTCCGGGGACGGGTCGTGAGGGCATGGGGGTGAGCTGATTGGCGTGCGTCGCGGCCCGTTCCGAGCGCAGCTCCGCGCGGCCGAAACACGTCACGTAGTCGAGGGGCGCCCCCGCACAGCGCGGCAGTCCGGGACAGCGCGGGCACCCTCCCTCGTGGGGCGGCAGCGCGACGGCGGCTCGCACCGCGTCCCACGCCGGGGTGGTCGGCGTGAGCGCCAGCAGAGCTCCAGATCCGGCGCGCGCGCCCTCGGGCATGACACATTCGGGGAAACCCTCGAACGTGACCCGCACTCCACGGCGGGCGCCGGCCGCGAGGGCTTGTTCGAAGTAAGGGGCCGCGAGGCCGAAGCGAGGGGAGAGCAGGACGAGCTCTCGAGCCACGCGCCCGCGCCCAACGGGTCGTCGCAGGTGAACCGTGCGGGCGCCGAGCGCGGCTGCAGTCTCGATCAGCTCGCCGAGCAATGGCAGCGTCGAGCGTGTAACCGTGGCGGAGACCTCGACAGCAACACCGAGCGCCATGAGCCGGCCCAGCGCGCGCACCGCGAGACGGGCCGCGCCGGGCCTGCTGACGAGCCAGTCGTGGGCGTCCGGGCGCGCAGCGTGCAGCACGACCCGCACGCGATCGAGGCCGGCCGCGACCAAGGGAACTGCGGCACCGTCCCGGGCGAGGGGGAGCGCGTCCGACACCAGGCCCACGCGGGGGCCCCGGGCGCGGACCGCGCCGATCAGCTCGGGAAGATCCGCCCGCAGGCTCGGCTCGCCGCCCGCGAGCCAGACGCGTTCTTCTGTCCCGGCGAGCAAGTCGATCAGCGATTGCAGTTCGGGGTCCGGCGGCGTGTCGGAGGGCAGCTCGTTCAACAGCTCTCCGCCGCGCACGCGCGCGGTGACGATCAGCGCGACCTCCACCATGGTCACGCTCTTTGCTCCAACACGCTGACCTCGAGCCCCAGCTCGCGCTTGGCGGCGGCGACGAAGCGTGCGTGGCGCCCGTCCGCCTCAACCAGCAGCCGTACACACTCGACACCCGAGGCCGAGCACAAGCGCAGCGCGTCGAACGCGGCGCGGAACGAGCCGAGTCGCGTGAAACCGACGCAGACTCGCAGCGCGAGCTGCGGATCGAGCGTGGCGTTGGCTGCTGCGATCGCTCGAAGCTCCGCGACGCACGCCTGATCTTCGAGCAAGCCCGGGGCCTGGGTCCGGAGCGCCAGATCGGTCACGCCCGCGTCGCGCAGGCGGACGCCGTCGCCGGCCCGAAGGCGCGGAGCCAAGAGCCACAGCGTGGGCGTCGAGCTCTTCCGGAGCGCCGCCAGCGTTTCATCGTCGACGCCCTCGCGTGCGACGACCACGGTCTGACCGGTAGGATCCGCGGCGGGCCCGTCCCAGGGTTCGCGTCGCTCGAGCGGTGCCGCGAGGCCGCTGCCCTTTCGGTGAAAGAAGTAGGCGTGCCAGGCGCCGCCGCAGCGGGTTCGGAGCGCGCAGCGAAGACAGGGTTCGCCATGGCGTTTGTTGCCGCGATTGTGCACGCCGTGAGCGGCGTGTTGTGCGCCGCCCGAGCGCGCCGCCGCCGCCTCGATGGCCTCGACGGAAGAAGCGAAGTGCGCTTCCCAGCCCACACACAGTGGGAGCCCGCAGTAAGGGTTGAGCAGCTCCAGCTGATGTTGCTTCGCGCGCTCGCGGGCACGCCGCACCTCGGGGCCCAGCACGGCGTAGTCCGGCATCAGCTCGAGCTGGCTCGCTGCGCGCCCGTGGGGTTGCACTGCGGACAAGGAGATCGAGCGCACGCGCGGCAAGCGGCTCGCCACGAAGTCGACGTAGGCGGTGACCCGGCTCTGGGTCTGGCTGGCAATGACTGGATTCAAGGTGACGGTGATGCCCGCGTCGAGCAGCGCGTCGATGCCCGCGAGGCACTTGTCGAACGCGCCCGGCAGGCCCGACAGCTCGTCGTGCAATGGCGCAAGATCCGCGAGCAGTGACACGAACGCGGAACTGAGCCCGGCTTCGCTGAGCGCCGCGGCGTAGCCCCGATCGATCAAGACCGCGTTGGTCTGCAGCTCCGACCAGGGTACGCTCGCGCTCTTCGCCCGCGCGACCACACCGAGCAGTCGCTCGCGATACAGGGTTGGCTCGCCGCCGGAGATGGTCAGCGTCTTTTCGCCGGACGCCAGGAACGCGAGCAGGTCTCGCTCGAGCTCCTGGGGCGGAGGAGTCGGCCGTGCGTAGTCCTCCACCGGCACGTTGCAGAATGGGCAGCGCTCGTTGCACGCCATGGTGATGCGCAGGAGCCCCTTGGTCCGATGGTGAGCTTCGCCCCGGGCGAGGCCATCATCGGAGATCAGCGGCAGTCGCCGAGCCGGGCTGATGCTCATGGCAGTGGGGATCGTACACGAGGGCCGAGGCCCATGCTCGCCAGGGTCTCCGCGCCTCTCCTCCGCGGAAAGCACGGCGCCTCGTGCGGTTGCTTCCGTCGGTGTATCATTACCCCGTGCTGCGGGTGCTGGTAGGCTTTGTCCTTCTGCTCTTGACGAGCGGCTGCGCCTCGTCGGGAGACGACGCAGAGCCCGTGGTGCCGAAGTCCGACGGGGGCGGTATCGATGCCGGAGATGGCGGGCCGATCTGCACGCCGGATTGCCTCGACAAGGCCTGCGGCTCGGATGGTTGCGGCGGCCTGTGTGGCGCCTGCTGGGGCGATGCCTTCTGTTCGGCGGACGGCAAGCTGTGTGAGCCGACGTGTGTGGGGTCGTGCACGGGCAGGGAGTGCGGCGACAACGGTTGCGGCAGCTCGTGTGGCTCCTGCCCAAAGTACTGCGTCGAAGGCAAATGCACGACGGCGTGCACCCCGAGCTGCGGAACGAAGAAGTGCGGTGACGACGGTTGTGGTGAGAGTTGTGGCACCTGTCCCGCCGGGCAAGCTTGCATCAACGGTCAGTGCAACGCCGGCTGTGCGCCGAAATGCAGCGGCAAGGCCTGTGGCCCCGACGGTTGCGGAGGGACCTGCGGCACCTGCCCAAGTGGCAAGGTGTGCAACACCACCAGCGGTATCTGCGGCTCGAGTTGTACGCCGACGTGCACCGGCAAGAGCTGCGGCTCAGACGGTTGTGGCGGGCTGTGCGGCACGTGCCCGGCCGGGCAAGGTTGCACTGGTGGTGTCTGTGCCTGTGATCCGGCCTGCGGCAGCAAGAAGTGTGGCGCCGACGCGTGTGGAGGTTCTTGTGGCTCTTGTGCGGCCGGACAGACGTGCTCTTCCGGCACCTGCACCTGCGTGCCGCAGTGTTCAGGCAAGAGCTGCGGACCCGACGGCTGTGGCGGTTCGTGTGGTAGCTGCTCCGGGACGCAGGTGTGTTCCGGCAGCACCTGTGTCTGCTCGCCGCAGTGCAGCGGCAAACAGTGCGGCCCCGACGGGTGCGGCGGCTCGTGCGGTACCTGCCCCTCGGGCAAGTCGTGCAGCGGCTCGAGCTGTGTGTGCAACGCCACGCTGCAGCCGGGGCAGTCGTTGAATGCGGGGGATTCCCTGACGAACTGCAAGGGGAACGTCACACTCACCATGCAGGGCGACGGGAACCTCGTCGTCTACGGCCCGCCGGGCGCACTCTGGTCGTCGAACACCGCCGGCACCGGCAGCAACAACTTCGCTGCCATGCAGGGCGACGGAAACTTCGTGGTGTACGCCGGGAGCACACCGCTCTGGTGGTCGAACACCGCCGGCTCCTCGGGTGCCTACCTGGCCGTTCAGGACGACGGAAACGTCGTTATCTACCAGGGCAGCACGGCGTTGTGGTCCACGGGCACTTGCTGCTACTGACTCGGGGCGGTCGGCCACGATTTCGGGGCCGCTCAGCGCGCGTTTCGGCTCGCTGCTTTCCGATGAGGGGCGCCTGGGTTATTGGCGAGTGCCTGTCATGAAGACTCGCCTGCTTCTACTCGTTGCACTCTCGCCACTCAGCTGCACGAGCACTCCTCCGCCGCCCGGACCGAAGGTCGCCAGCGAGAGGACCTGTACCGACATGGGTTGCACCAGCGGGCTCGAGCTCGAGTTCGTCCGTCCCTCTCCCTGGCCGCCCGGCAGTTATCGCATCACGCTGAGGATCGATGGCAAGTCGGCGAGCTGTGACGGGGAGCTCCCGCTGAAACCTTGCGATCAGGGGCATCGTTCCGGTGCTCCGACGCGTCACTTCGCATTGCCGAGAGTGGCTGCGCCCTGCCTGCGAGCGAACACGCCATCAGCGGGCTCAGCTCGACGGCAAGCGAAGCCACGGCGGTGTCGCTGGTCATCGAACATGGCGGAGCGTTGCAGGCCACCGCGAACCTCACGCCAACGTTTCAGACCGTGCAACCCAACGGGCCCGGTTGCGAGCCGGTGTGTGAGAGTGCGTCGATGAAGCTGAAGCTGCGCTGATCGCTCGCGTTGGGGGGGCTCGGTCGCGGGCCAGCCCCGCACGTGTGCTCTCAGCCTAGACCGCCTTGCGGCGGGGCAGGTTCTTTGCGGGCGTGTTCAGGGAGCGATCCTTCGCCCCGCTCTGCTGGCGTCCGAGATCGCCGGCGCGCTGGCGTTTGGCGCCGGCGCCGCCGTCCTTGGCCGCCGCCTCGTCGCCCTCAGCGTCTTCACCCGCTGCCGCCGCCGCTGCCGCTGCGTCCTTGGCCTCTTGCTCGCGGCGCTTCAGCTCGACGTGCACGGCCTGCTCGTCCTCGGCGCGATGACACTTCTTGTACTTCTTGCCCGAGCCACACGGACAGGGGTCGTTGCGCCCCGCCTTCAAGCGTTCTTGCAGTTCTTCGAAGCTCATGGGTTCCTGGGCCTTACCCTATCGCAGCTC from Myxococcales bacterium includes the following:
- a CDS encoding DHH family phosphoesterase is translated as MTTSTNLVETLTAAKGEKLVVLLSGHPDPDSIGSALAHRRICEHVGVEATLAHAHPVSRLENRALVKLLGVEMLRVSSPRELESFRYVSLVDTSVPEASIPLPAGLEILTIVDHHRGAAAEARFKDIRPSLGATATIYAQYFENGVVPFGGTSRDDSLVATALLCGIRADTDDFIFATPEDFQAAAYLKSLADMSVLRRLGRRVVAAVSMDTLSRALGDLEIVRDFALSGVGAVAPGDRDAIGEAADFILRREDIDTVLVYGIVGDHVDGSLRTSSPSVDPASFLENAFGCDPSGRPYGGGRSDKGGFKLPLGLLAEAEDRTAIWQHVRDIVRARVGRVVPGLG
- a CDS encoding radical SAM protein, translated to MANLGYLQLTRGCLQACRFCSNPPTGVELTEDEMKREIDQLQEFGYDGVILTGGEPTSSPLLFPALSHARERGLYSRMITNGQRLSNHDFFRRAVDAGLSHIHVSIHSHRREVHDFITQYPGAWDHLVTTLAHVPEMGITCDINTVINTYNADHLHEVVIWLTDRFPFLRHFVWNNMDPDGNRAEENPDCIARHHEFLVSLELAMEYLHASGRTFRAERVPLCFMRRFAWASTESRKIIKEEERCIRFLDQKGFIRQLEFLHGKGSACDFCRFDPICAGMFSMAKTFDERELSPVFEDPLPVIRRVLGHEPDAALVERIRARRGRRSGSEQPSDEQRARARLRVL
- a CDS encoding radical SAM protein codes for the protein MSDERDIERMLWRERVANRPKHWVRAVTACNSRCVFCLDSDTPRNVYLPVDEIKRELDRGLDELGADKVIISGGEASLHPAFAELVRYAKERGYDRVQTVTNGYRFADKEFFESALAAGLGEITYSLHGHTAELHDRLTGTPGAFKRIVKAIVRSLRDGRPIVNVDVVINKQNVAVLDKIVEFSISLGITEFDLLHVIPQAAAFDNRAELFYDVRDHLPVLQKVFRLNRHPRFVVWTNRFPVSFLEGLEDLIQDPHKMLDEVNGRRFQVRRYLDEGKPLDCRHPERCPECFIEPFCTTMDRTVARQNAGGFDVYWLGTRAYAKEALPFGTSLVGVEVERFSELAKLPSELGVYVRTATDEQLPLDFGSRRVVLVATTASQLDAWLATGSNPNVELDIELGQDTAGWLLEHRELLAANADRLRLHQPSHEHLSEATAHDLRDPRAFFQQLMLPLRVSGLPACLAPGANWCEERAILEAAWFDAESGRLDIRELARFHIRARYGAKSVRCADCVVEARCEGAHINWVRDQGLGKLTPLVEGAEAERVAQRLEQLYPVAPPRLSKASPPEPVAPSLPGFPEPTAAPMDPLAAIALAQQEKRAKRNLPLAKV
- a CDS encoding radical SAM protein, with protein sequence MSISPARRLPLISDDGLARGEAHHRTKGLLRITMACNERCPFCNVPVEDYARPTPPPQELERDLLAFLASGEKTLTISGGEPTLYRERLLGVVARAKSASVPWSELQTNAVLIDRGYAAALSEAGLSSAFVSLLADLAPLHDELSGLPGAFDKCLAGIDALLDAGITVTLNPVIASQTQSRVTAYVDFVASRLPRVRSISLSAVQPHGRAASQLELMPDYAVLGPEVRRARERAKQHQLELLNPYCGLPLCVGWEAHFASSVEAIEAAAARSGGAQHAAHGVHNRGNKRHGEPCLRCALRTRCGGAWHAYFFHRKGSGLAAPLERREPWDGPAADPTGQTVVVAREGVDDETLAALRKSSTPTLWLLAPRLRAGDGVRLRDAGVTDLALRTQAPGLLEDQACVAELRAIAAANATLDPQLALRVCVGFTRLGSFRAAFDALRLCSASGVECVRLLVEADGRHARFVAAAKRELGLEVSVLEQRA
- a CDS encoding lectin is translated as MQPGQSLNAGDSLTNCKGNVTLTMQGDGNLVVYGPPGALWSSNTAGTGSNNFAAMQGDGNFVVYAGSTPLWWSNTAGSSGAYLAVQDDGNVVIYQGSTALWSTGTCCY